Part of the Phycodurus eques isolate BA_2022a chromosome 3, UOR_Pequ_1.1, whole genome shotgun sequence genome, ACGCTCTGGAGTCAAGTGGACTCGAGCGCGATTCGAATGGCCTAGCGGGAGTACGCGGGAAATTTTGCATCATCATCTTTTGCTCATGCGATACAGTCTAGAACAGGCTTACGAGGGCTGTCTGAGCAGGGTGGACGGGGAacataaaaataagacaaaacacataaccccaccccccaaaataaaaattctataAATAATCATTACTAAGAAGAACAGTTCACCGCCTCCTAACTCTGTTATGTGTCGGGAGTTTTcgcttcctcatcttcctcctcctcgtcttcatcCTTCTCCTCCGCAAccacctcttctttttcttcttcttcctccgcGACACACGTCTGTGAGCAGGAAGTGTCCCCCTCCTCCGcgacctcctcttcctccgccACCTGCTCGTCCAATGGAATTTCAGTGCATTCCGAGTCCTGCGTGCAGAGGGTTTTGGAGTCCGTACagcttttttcctcctcctcctcgtcctcttcctcctcttcatcttcatcttcctcctccggCTGGCTGCCGCTGTCTTTCTCCGTGTCCGACTCGCCGTCCTCCTCCAGCGTCAGCTCGAACTGGAACTTGTCCCCGCCCGGGTGCCGCCCGCCGTCCTCTGCCTCGTCCAGGGCGGGCGAGGGGCTTTGGGGGATGGTGCTTTGGTACCACTCCCGGTTGTCCTCCAGCATGTCCAAAATGTCCTGAGCGTCCGGATGCACCAGGTCGGCCCACGTCTCCCACAGGGGGTGCACGATGTAGTCGATGAAGCCAACCTGTGCAGAGGGGAGGGAGTGGGAGGGAGTCCATTAATGTAGCATCAGAGCTGACCCGGCTGGTCCAACTAATAAACCACTAAAGCAGCGCCTCTCAAACTTGTAACACCAAGTACCAACTCCCCAAAAATACTGAGCTCTCAATCAAGACAAACATTACAATACTacaatacagtagcatagtaggccaGCATGTTTacccaaaaatgtgaataaggtTGTATtcttaaaaacgttttttttttttttttactgtaacattAGGCataagtacagtacatataatacatgatgatgaaacacaaagaagacCATTGCAACTAGGCGGCAGTAGTTTTTGTCATTATCAAAGagcagggaaaaaaactatttgcatgcgagtattgttatattcacagttaaatattagtttttttttaaaagtttacaaacattattgatgctagtttcgttagcccgtctatggcattccaatttttgttagcattaagctagcggactttcgtgACACAAAGTTACGTGGTTTTGGTTAAATAAACAATGcgcaatttttttaatgtttatttttacagtcaacttcaactgggagtggcaataaacagcttgaagcaagcacactgcattttttttgaagaactgttcgcTATTTGCCAAACTACACAAGGCATGCTCAGGTAGGGCCGAATAGACGTCGCACACGATTAGAACAAAACTGCGCTGTATTGAGTGCCTCAACAAAACGGAGTGTGTCACCTGGCTTTTTTCGACGGAGGCGTTGTGTTTGTCGCACATGGGGCTGATCTCCATGCCTCGCTCCCTCTCGCGGTCGCCCTGGCTGAAGAACTCCTCCATGATGCGGTCGGTCCACTGCCTGTACAGCTGCAGTGGCTTGGTGGGGTTGCTCAGGTCAGCGCAGTGCACCATGTTTTGTAGGACCTACACAAAACAAgtccataataataaaaaaaataaatcaaatagttTTCAATGGGGCTTTTCGATGGAACATGTTTAGTACGAGCGATTTGAGAGCGGGACCTGTATCCTGTCCGAGTAGTTGTCCAGCAGCAACACTCCCGAGCTGGTCACCTTTTTGGTTTCCACCATGGTTTTCAGGTCAGCAAGTAAATTCATGTGCTTGGACATGTCAGTAGCTAACACCTAAGACACGAAACAGCGCGTTATGACTCATCGGgagaatatacacacacaaaatcaacaaaaaaaaacaacaactgggaAACACACAACTGTAAAGTAGCCTCAACGCTAGTGCTAACGTAACATGAGAGGgatcctggctggtccaccaaaaTTATAAACAAGTGGgtgatgatggatggatagatggatgaagaGTTAAACTAAATTGACGCAACATCACTACAAATGCTAACATAGGACGAGgcgtcctggctggtccactaaTACTACTCTGTAATATTAGCACTATCCATGtgctttgcttattttattgGGAAGAAATGTTTGTATAAGCACTTGGCACAACAATAAGTGTTGATGCAACACGAGAGGTGACCTGGCTGGTCCGCTAACAGTACAAACTACTAAAGTAGGTGATGGATGAACGGACCAAAGACAGACAGCTAGCTAGAGAGATAAGATactattttcaatgggaaaccaggaatacgtttttttttgcactcacAATGTCGATGACCATCT contains:
- the pde4d gene encoding cAMP-specific 3',5'-cyclic phosphodiesterase 4D isoform X6 gives rise to the protein MPEANYLFSVSWGYIKFKRMLNRELTHLSEMSRSGNQVSEFISSTFLDKQHEVEMPSPQSQKDKEKKNKPMSQISGVKKLQHSSSLTNSNIPRFGVKTETEDELGKELEHVNKWGLNVFKISEFSGNRPLTVMMYTIFQERDLLKTFKIPLDTFITYLMTLEDHYHGDVAYHNNIHAADVTQSTHVLLSTPALEAVFTDLEILAAIFASAIHDVDHPGVSNQFLINTNSELALMYNDASVLENHHLAVGFKLLQEENCDIFQNLTKKQRQSLRKMVIDIVLATDMSKHMNLLADLKTMVETKKVTSSGVLLLDNYSDRIQVLQNMVHCADLSNPTKPLQLYRQWTDRIMEEFFSQGDRERERGMEISPMCDKHNASVEKSQVGFIDYIVHPLWETWADLVHPDAQDILDMLEDNREWYQSTIPQSPSPALDEAEDGGRHPGGDKFQFELTLEEDGESDTEKDSGSQPEEEDEDEEEEEDEEEEEKSCTDSKTLCTQDSECTEIPLDEQVAEEEEVAEEGDTSCSQTCVAEEEEEKEEVVAEEKDEDEEEEDEEAKTPDT